The segment TCGACACAATTAAGGTGGTACCACGGGTCTTAAGCTCGTCCTTTGTATATTAGCAAGGACGGGCTTTTATTATTTTATCAAGGAGGGTTTGGTGTGGTTAGAGATATAAAAATCTTTGACTCTAGCTTGAGAGATGGAGCTCAAGGAGAGGGCATATCCTTTTCTGTTAAAGATAAGATTAAGATTGTTAAAACATTAGACCAGCTGGGTGTTAGTTATATTGAAGCTGGAAACCCTGGCTCTAATTCAAAAGATTTAGAATTTTTCGAAGAATTAAAAAATATAGAACTAAAAAACTCTAAAATAGTAGCATTTGGAAGTACACGAAGAAAAGGAATTAGAGTTGAAGATGATAAAAATGTAATTGCTTTATTAACGGCTAATACTTCTGCCGTAGCAATATTTGGAAAGAGTTGGGATTTCCACGTTACAGATATAATAAAAGCTACATTAGATGAAAATCTTGAAATGATTGAAGATACTATAAGATTTTTTAAAGAAAAAGGTAAAGAAGTTACTTTCGATGCTGAGCATTTTTTTGATGGATATAAAGCTAATCCAGAGTATGCTCTATCTGCTCTTAAGGCTGCTGCAAAATCAGGTGCTGACTATTTAACTTTATGTGATACTAATGGTGGTTCTTTCCCTAACGAAATATATGAGATAACAAAAAAAGTTAAGGAATGCTTTCCTAATGTAAGTCTTGGAATTCACTGTCATGATGACTGTGGAATGGCTGTTGCAAATTCTATAATGGCAGTTGAAGCTGGTGTCACTCAAATTCAAGGTACTTTTATAGGGTTTGGTGAGAGATGTGGAAATACTAATCTTTCTACTGTAATACCAACTCTTCAACTAAAGAAACATTATAACTGTATTCAAAAAGATCAGATATCTAATCTCACTTCTACAGCAAGAAGCGTTGCAGAAATTAGTAATCTGGCTTTACTTAATAATACTCCTTATGTTGGAAGCAGTGCTTTTGCACATAAAGGTGGAATGCACATAGATGGAGTAACTAAATCTTCTGAATCTTTTGAACATATAAATCCTGAATTGGTTGGTAATCGAAGAAGATTTTTAATGTCAGAAGTTGCAGGTAGAAGTAGTATATTATCCTCTATACAGAAAATAAACAAAAATATAACTAAAGATTCTCCTGAAGCACAAAAAGTAATAGATGAACTTAAGCGCTTAGAGCATTTAGGCTATCAGTATGAAGGAGCTGAAAGTTCATTTGAATTAGTTGTAATGAAAGTTTTAGGAATGTATACTCCTAAATTTGAAATAGATTATTTCAAAACCATAGGTGAACATTCTGTAATTGGAGAAGAATTTAACTCCTCTAGTATCGTAAAGGTTAGTGTAGATGGTAAGGAAGAAATTACTGCTGCCCAAGGAAATGGTCCAGTTAATGCTTTAGACAAAGCTCTAAGAAAAGCTTTAGAGGTTTTTTATCCTGAACTTAGAGATGTCTATTTAACAGATTATAAAGTTAGAGTTTTAGATACTGAAAATACTACTTCTGCTAAAGTTAGAGTAATAATTGAATCTACAGATGGCAATAAAACTTGGAGTACTGTTGGAGTATCTTCCGATATTATAGAAGCAAGTCTTATTGCTCTAAGAGATTCAATAGAATATAAATTAATAGCTATAAAAAGTAAAAGTACAAATAATAATCTTATTAATCAAGTAAATGAAATAATAATTTAAAATTATATTATAATAGGAGGTTTTGATTATGGGTATGACAATGACACAAAAAATATTAGCTGCTCATGCAGGTCTAGATAGCGTTAGAGCTGGACAATTTATAGAGGCTAAACTTGACTTAGTTCTAGGAAATGATATTACTACTCCTGTAGCTGTAAATGAATTTAAAAAACTTAACTATGATTGTGTTTTTAATAAATCAAAAATCGCAATAGTTCCTGACCACTTTACGCCTAATAAGGATATAAAGGCTGCTGAACAATGTAAATATATCCGTGAATTCGCTAAGGAGAAAGAAATAGAAAACTTCTTTGAAGTTGGCGAAATGGGTATAGAACATGCTTTAATCCCTGAAAAAGGATTAGTAGTTCCTGGAGATACAGTTATTGGAGCTGACTCTCATACTTGTACTTATGGTGCATTAGGTGCATTTTCTACAGGTATAGGAAGTACTGACATGGCAGCTGGTATGGCAACTGGTAAAGCGTGGTTTAAAGTTCCTAGTGCTATTAAGTTTAATCTTACAGGTAAACCTCAAGGATATGTAAGTGGTAAAGACGTAATCCTTCATATTATAGGTATGATAGGTGTTGATGGAGCACTTTATAAATCTATGGAATTCGTTGGTGAAGGGCTTAAACACTTATCAATAGACGACAGATTTACAATAGCTAATATGGCTATAGAAGCTGGTGCTAAAAATGGTATATTTTTAGTTGATGATATAACTTTAGAATATGTTAAAGAACACTCTACCAAAGAATATACTGTTTATGAGCCAGATGCAGATGCTGAATATGATGAGGTATATGACATAGATTTAAGTACACTACGTCCTACAGTTTCATTCCCTCATCTACCAGATAATACTCGTACAATAGATGAAGTAGGAGATATTGATATAGATCAAGTAGTTATTGGTTCTTGTACAAATGGACGTATTTCTGACTTAAGAGTAGCTGCTGAAATATTAAAAGGTAAAAAAGTTAAAAAAGGTGTAAGAACTATAGTATTCCCAGGAACTCAAAAAATATATCTAGACGCTTTAAGAGAAGGTCTTATAGAAATATTTATAGAAGCTGGTGTTAGCGTAAGCACTCCAACTTGCGGACCTTGTTTAGGAGGTCATATGGGAATACTTGCAAAAGGCGAAAGAGCCGTTGCAACTACAAACCGTAACTTCGTAGGTAGAATGGGCCATGTTGAGTCAGAAGTATATCTAGCAAGTCCAGCAGTAGCTGCCGCATCTGCTTTAACTGGAAAAATAACTAATCCAGAAAACTTATAATATTTTAGGAGGAATAGACATGAAAAAGACAGGAAAAGTTTTTAAATATGGTGACAACGTAGATACAGACGTTATAATCCCTGCAAGATACTTAAATACTTCAGATCCTAATGAGTTAGCTAAATACTGTATGATAGATATAGATGAAGATTTTATTAAAAATGTAAAAAAAGATGACATCATAGTTGCTAATAAAAATTTTGGTTGTGGTTCTTCAAGAGAACATGCTCCTTTAGCTATAAAAGCAGCTGGAGTATCGTGTGTTATAGCAAAAACTTTTGCTAGAATATTCTACAGAAACTCTATAAATATAGGTTTACCTATATTAGAATGTCCTGAAGCTGTTGATAAAATAGATGCTGGTGATGAAATCGAAGTAAACTTTGTAGAAGGTAAAATAACTAACCTAACTAAAAATGAAACTTATCAAGCTGAACCATTTCCAGAATTCATGCAAAAACTTATTAGTAAAGATGGATTAGTGAATTATATAAAAAAATAATAATTTAGATAGCTTAGGAGGAATAAACATGAATTATAATATAGCTGTAATCCCTGGCGATGGTATAGGTCCAGAGATAGTTGATGAAGCTTTAAAAGTTCTTAATAAAATAGGTGAAATTTATGGTCATGAATTTAAATATACAGAAGTATTAGCTGGAGGAATTGCTATAGATGAAACTGGTAACCCTCTTCCAAATGAAACTGTAGACGTTTGTAAAAAAAGTGATGCTGTTCTATTAGGCGCTGTTGGTGGACCTAAGTGGGATACACTTCCTGGACATTTAAGACCAGAAGCTGGTCTTCTTAAAATAAGAAAAGAATTAGGTTTATTTGCTAATTTACGTCCAGCATTACTTTATAAAGCCCTTAAAGATGCTTCTCCACTAAAACCAGAAGTAATCGGTGACAGTCTTGACATATGTGTTGTTCGTGAATTAACTGGAGGTATCTACTTTGGAGAAAGAGGACGTTCTGAAGATGGTCAAAGTGCATATGATACAGAGTCATATTCAGTTAAAGAAATAGATAGAATCACGAGAGTTGCATTTGAAATAGCCAGAAAAAGAGGAAATCTTGTCACTAATATAGATAAAATGAACGTATTAGAAAGCTCTAGATTATGGAGAGAAACTGTTCTTGAAGTAGCTAAAGATTATCCTGATGTTACTTTAAACCACTTACTAGTAGATAATGCTGCTATGCAGTTAGTTCGTGACCCTAAACAATTCGATGTTGTGGTTACTACAAATATGTTTGGAGATATATTATCAGATCAAGCTAGTATGTTGACAGGATCTATAGGAATGCTTCCATCTGCTAGTTTAGCTGAAGGTAAATTTGGATTATACGAACCAAGTCATGGTTCAGCTCCAGATATTGCAGGACAAAATAAGGCTAACCCATTAGCTACTATTCTTTCTGTAGCTATGATGCTAAGATATTCATTTGACCTTGAAAATGAAGCAAAAGCTATTGAAACTGCTGTAGAATCTGTATTAGATAATGGGTATCGTACAGGAGATATTTATAGCGAAGGGTGTAAGCTAGTTGGTTGTAAAGAAATAGGTGATTTAGTAGTAGATTACCTAAAATAATGATAATAGCTTTAAATAAAAAACAGCAAGGATTTTTAAAATCCTTGCTGTTTTTTATTTATAAGGTTAAAGTACTTACCGTCAATAAAAGAAGCTATATTTTCAAGTCCACTATTTATAATTACTTAGTAGCTGTAATGTACGCTGACATAATATACTCATCTACTTTTAAATTATGTCCCCACTTTTTAGCATATTCTTCTGATACCTCTTTAGTATCAATATTTATATTCTTAAATCCAGAATTTTCTAAAATTCTTCTTAAGTCTTCAACTGAAGAAGCTCCAGTTACTCATCCACAGTATAATTTTTCATCATTTTTCATCTCATCTGTTAACTCATTTATAAGTATGACATCTGATATAGCGATTCTACCTCCAGTTTTAAGTACACGATATGCTTCATTATACACTCTTTGTTTATTAGGAGATAGATTTATAACACAGTTAGATATAATTACGTCTACTATATTATCTGCTACAGGAAGATTTTCGATTTCTCCTAATCTAAATTCTACATTCTTGTAGTTACCTTTTACTATATTTGATCGGGCTTTGCTAATCATTTCAGGTGTCATATCAACACCAATAACATGTCCATTTTCCCCCACTTTATTAGCTGCTAAAAAGGAATCAAATCCACCTCCACTTCCAAGGTCTAAAACAGTTTCTCCTTCTTTTAAGTTTGCTATTAACTGAGGATTTCCACATCCAAGTCCCATATTAGATTCTTCTGGTACAGAAGTAATATCTTTTTTAGAGTATCCTATACTAGTAGATACTTTACTTGCAGATGCTTTTAATTTAGGTGCTCCACCGCAACAGCTTTTTTTAGATTTAGATTCTACTGCAATATTTTTATAACTTTCTCGAACAGATTTAATTATATTATCTTTTTTTAAATCATTCACTTATATCCATCTCCTTTTTATGCTCATTTATTTTATACTATAACCATCCATTTTATTTATTTCTTATTTAAACTATAAAAGTATATATTTTTTAACTTTAATATGACATAGCGTTAATTTTACAATATCTATTAACTCTTTTAGTCATTGGTTATATTACTTAGTTCCTCGATCATACCTATAATATCTAAAATCTTTCTATCTAAGATACTATAATGTATCCACATCCCTTCTTTTCTAGCTTTTACGACTTTAGCTTCTCGTAATATTCTAAGGTGTTGTGACAAATTTGATTGACTAAATTCAACATCTTCATTTAATTTACAAACACAAAGTTCACCATCGGCTAATTTTTTTATTATTTTTAATCGTATTGGATGGGCAAGTGCTTTTAAAAGTTTTATCTCATTTTCTATTTGACTCACCTCTTTTACTATATAAGCATTTCCTAATATACTTATATAGTATACTAAAAATAAAATTATTTCAATAAAAAAACTCTTTCCTAGATTTGTTATTCATCATAACCATTGCTAGAAAAGAGCTTTTATTTTTACTTAAAAACCACCAGCACCGCCTCCACCAGCGCCACCAGTTCCTCCTCCAGTGAAACCTCCTCCAGAACCTGTAGATGGCGATATGGTAGATTCAAATGATGAGTTTATACTTTTATTAAAATCACCATTATTACCAAATATAATATACCAGTATAGCCAACTGTTAGTAAAGACTTGTTGCTTATATGAATTTTCTTCCTTTATATTAAACTTATCTACAATATCTTTATTTAAACCCAATGCTATAGAATATACAATAGAAAAATCTAAAGAATACTTTAATATATCTTCTATGTTCTCACTACCATTTAAGCTTTGAATGTATATTTTGAATTTTTTCCACTTATTATATTCTATATATCCTTTATCACTTTTTCTTCCTATAAGATACGAGCTGTACATTATTCCGTATATAGATAATATTAATAATACAAATCCACTTAAAGCATTATAAACTAATGCAATTATCGATATTACAATGAATGAGACAAAAATTATTAATAGTTTTGTTCCAATTTTTTTTGCTTTTTTATCAAAGTATTCTTTTCCGTAAATAGAGTTTTTAATTATATCTTTCCATTTATATATTTTTTCTTCTAGATCACTATCTTTCTTTTCTCCATATTTTTTTATTTTTTTAGTAGTTACAAATGTCCCATTACCTATATCATTAATCAGTAAATTCATAAAATATTTTTCATGCTCTTTTAATTTATCATCTATATCTTTTATTTTAGTTATTTTAAAGTTTTGTATTTCTTCCTTATCCTTATCTTCCTTGTCAATATATTTATCTTTTCCTTCTTGTCGTATTCTCAAATACCCTTTTCTACACAAATCAAGTATAGTTGCCATAATGCTATCTGTAGAAACATATTTATTCATTATGAAGCTAACTTCTGCTGGAGTATTATCTGTCATTTCATAGTTATTATAATCTAAATTTAATAAATTTCTATTTCTTTTAAACTTAAAAAAGCTAATAAATAACGTTATTATGGCAAACCCACTTAATACAAAACTTATCTTATACAGTAATCTTCCTAGTTTTTTCTCAACTTGTTCTTTTCTCTTAATATCCTCAGCATATGCTTTCTCTTCACTCATTATTTCATCATATTTATTCTTCTTGACTATATTACTAGACTGTTTCACGAACTCTTTTGGAAACAATATCCTTACTGTAACATTGTTATTATCTGCTATGTCTTCAACTTTTACTTTTATAAGGTTACCATCACCATAGTTTATTTTACCATTTAAAGGTCCATGCCCAAATATTTTTACATCTTCTCTATTAAATGAATATGGCAATTTAAGATTAATTCTAAGTTTTTCTATATGATTTTCATTCTCTTTTCCAATAAAGTTATAGTAAAGTTCTCCTGTGTCATTATATTTTATTGCCACATTTTTAATGGTATAACTAATCCTAAATGTCTTTGATTCATCTTCAGATGGAGAAAAAACTTTTACTCTATATTCATCTTTATTATTTTCTATTACATATACTCCTTTGTCTCCTTTAGATGCTCTGTCAACTTTTCTATACTCATAATCTTTTTTCCCAGAATCAATTTCTTTAACTTTTATATCTTCTATTCCAGATGTTTTATTTAAAAGTATATTTCTAAATACTCCATTAAAGTATTTAGAAAAGCTAAATGTGATATCTTCTTGTATATGTAAATCTCCATTTTCTTTTAGTCTAGAATCTATTCTCCAATTAGTTATAGTAAGAGAATCATCAGCTTTTACTACCTGCTGATATCCTAATAAAAATGTAAATATAAAGAATACTGAAAATATTACTTTCATTATTTTTTTCATAATACTTATTCCCCTTTTATAATGCATTGCTATATTTTAAAACAGTTAGATATTTTATATATTTTTCTATTTAAACTAATAATTATTTTACAGAAACATACTCGTTTCCCTTTATATAAAACCTCCATAAATAATCTTTAGCTTCTTCTGCATAGTCTATTCCTATACGCTTAGAATGTATTATATCAAACTTTTCTTCAAATTCTTGTTTCTTTATAAATATTTTATTTTCACATAGATCTTCTTTATTTAAACTTCTATCTATATTAAATGCCATACACAACTTACCAGGTCCATTAGTTAAATTTTTTATTTGCTTTTTATTTAACTCATTATAAGGCTTCTTAAATCTATTTAAAGCCATTTCATCTAATCCTTCAACAGGTTCCAATGCTCTTACTAGAACTGCTTCTGGTCTTCCTTCCTCTCTTGTAACTACATTAAAACAATTATACATTCCATATATAAGATATATATAAGCCACCCCAGGTTTACCATACATAACTTCTACTCTTGGTGTTCTTTTTCCTCCATAGGAATGTGCTGCTTTATCTATAGGCCCCATATATGCTTCTGTTTCAACTATTTTTCCTATTAGTTTCTTATTATCTACTTGATAAACCAATAGCTTTCCTAACAAATCTTTCGCTACCTCTATTGTATCTCTATTATAAAATTTTCTATCAAGTTTACTGTTCATTTTTCCTCCTTAAATTCTCGATATTTACTATATATTATAACTTAATAATCTAAAAAAATAATAAAATCTCTAGCTTTTCAAAATTAATATTAAATATTTGAAAAATTAGAGATTTATCATAGACATTATACTAAGTCTTAACTTTGTAAGCAAATAATTCTTAATCCAGTAAATATGGTGTTTCTTGATATACATAATAGTTCAACCAGTTTGAATATAATAGACTAGCATGACTTCTCCATCTTACAATAGGCTCTTTGTTAGGATCATCATTCGGAAAATAATTTTTTGGTATTTCCACGTTTTCTAGTCCTTTAGATGCATCTCTGTCATATTCTTTTTTTAGTGTAAAAGGATCATACTCTGAATGACCTGTTACAAATATTTGTTTACCATCATTAGTAGCAACTATATATACTCCTGATTCATCTGATTCTGACAGTATTTCTAACTCAGGTACATTTTCTATATCTTTTCTAAATACGTCTGTATGCCTTGAATGTGGAGCATAGTAAAAGTCATCAAAACCTCTCATAAGCTTATTTTTCTTATCGTTTACTTTATGAAGAAATACACCAAATATTTTTTTATCCACTGAATATTTATTAACTCCATAGTGATAATAAAGACCTGCTTGTGCTCCCCAACATATATGGAAAGTAGAAGTAACATTAGTCTTTGTGAACTCAAATATTCTCACTAATTCATCCCAATATTCTACTTCCTCAAATGGCATTTGTTCTACAGGAGCTCCTGTTATAATCATTCCATCAAATTTTTTATGTTTTATTTCATCAAAAGTTTTATAAAAACTTCCTAAGTGTTCTTTACTAGTATTCTTAGATTGATATGTTGCTGTATGCAGTAGTGTAATCTCTACCTGTAGTGAAGTATTTCCTAAAAGTCTAAGTAGCTGAGTTTCCGTTTCTATCTTAGTGGGCATAAGATTAAGAATTACAATTTTTTGTGGTCTAATATCTTGTGTTAACGCCCTTTTTTCTCCCATAACAAATATATTTTCATTAGTCAGTATTTTATAGGCTGGAAGTTCATTAGGTATTACTATTGGCATAGTTACTTCTCCTTTCTAAAATAAAAAAACTTCTTTCTGATGAAAGAAGTTTAATTTCTAATTCTCTCATCTTCTCGGTATCATATACCGCTGGATTTAGCACCATAGTATAAACTTGGTTGCCGGATTTCATAGGGCCAGTCCCTCCATCACTCTTGATGAGTACCATATTTATATGTCTATTGCAATTATTATATTAATAATATAAGCTTATGTCAAGATTTTTCTTAAAATTCTCAATCTTCAAACTATTTTTTTATATTATTTAATAATGCTAATATTGCTAATTCATATCCGTAAGTTCCAAAGCCACTTATTTGTCCAATACAAGCCGGTGCAGTAACTGATTTTCTTCTGAACTCTTCTCTCGCATGAACATTACTAATATGAACCTCTACAGTAGGAATATCTACAGATTTTAAAGCATCATATATTGCTATACTATAGTGTGTATAAGCACCAGGGTTAATTATAATACCATCATACTTCTCATAGGCATTATGTATAAAACCTACTATTTCACCCTCTATATTGCTTTGTAAAATATCTAACTTTATATTAAAATCATTCTCTTTACTTTTCAATATTGAACACATGCTTTCATAATTTTCTGTTCCATATATATTTTTTTCTCTTATACCAAGCATGTTTATATTAGGTCCATTTATTACTAGTATTTTCATTTTATTATTCATCTCCAAGAATATTATATTTAATTATGTCTATAAGCTTGTTAACAGCACAATCCATATCCTCATTATTTATTATTTCATAGTCACAGTAGTTTTTATATAACTTATATCTTTCTTCATATAGTTCATATACTTTTTCCTTACCATCTTTAAGCAATGGTCTCTTAGCTACATCTACATCCGAGATTATATCTTCAACAGGTCTATTTATAAATATAATTACACCATTTTCTTTTAGTATATTTATATTTTCAACTCTTTTTACTACTCCTCCTCCTGTTGATATAATTACAGGGTAATTTCTTGATACTTCTTTTACTGCTTTGCTTTCTATGTCTCTAAAATGCTCTTCTCCATTTTTAAAAATCTCAGATATACTTTTACCTTCATTATCGACTATATATTCGTCTATATCGCAAAATTTCACGTTTAATTTATCTGATAACAACTTTCCTATAATAGTCTTCCCACAACCTGGCATTCCAATAAGAACTATATTTTTATTAATATTTATCATAATTGGGACCTCCTAAGCGGTCTTTAGTATAAAATCTTTAAACATGACTTTTATAATTTCCTAGCAATTTAAAATATAGGCTATTTTTCTCTAAATCAGCAATAGCTTTTCTTAAGTTTTCATCTTTTAAATTACCTTCAAAATCTATATAAAAGAAATATTCCCAAGATTTATCTATTATAGGTCTAGACTCAATTCTTTGCATGTTTAAATTATTTTCAGCAAAGTAGTTTAAAGCACTATATAAAGCTCCTGGTTTGTGAGGTACAGACATAACTACACTTACCTTATTACTTTCTTCATCTATCTCTAGATTTTTACCTATTATAATAAATCTTGTATGATTATTGTTATTGTAATTTATACTAGACGCTATTATTTCTAAGTCATATAGCTCTGCTGCTTTTCTACTTGCTATAGCTGCTCTCTCTATTCTATTACTTTCTTTAACAAGTTTTGCACTTTCAGCAGTATTTCTATAAGGAAATAACCTCCAAGATGAACTAGTTTTTAAAAATTCACTACTTTGTTGTAATGCTTGAGGATGTGAGTAAATTTCTTTTATATCTTCTAATTTGCTTCCTTTGATTCCAAGTAAGTTATGATCTACTTTTACACTTCTTTCTCCTACTATATAAAAACCATATTTTCTTAGTAGATCACATACTTCAGAAATTCCACCTGTAGATGAGTTTTCTATAGGAAGAATTCCATAATCAACGTCCTCGTTTTTTAACTGCTTAAACACATCTTCAAATTCAGCTACATTGCATCTAGGAGTATTTTCTCCAAAATATTCTATAAGAGCTTGCTCACTAAATGCGCCAGGAACTCCTTGAAAACATACTTTTATATTTTCTTTTTTTTCTTTAATACTATTAAATATATTATATACACTTGATGATTTGTTATCATATTCATGTTCACAGAATATTTTCTTTGCTTGTATTCTTCGACTTATTGCCATTAATTCTTTATAAAACTCTTCCAATGCTTTTTCATACTCTTTATCTTTTAAGTAAGTTTTATTTCTACGAATAACTTCCTCTTCTCTAGAATTATCAAAAATAGGTTGATTGTTTTTTTCTTTATACTGAGCAACTTGTATAACTTTAGACATTCTTTCTTCAAAGAGTTTCGTTATTTCCTTATCTATACAGTCTATTCTTGTTCTAATATCATCAAGTTCATTCACTATATCTCCCCCTTTTCCATCATCAAATCTAATATAGTGATAGCAGAAACAGATTCTATAACTGGAACTGCTCTTTGAACTATACATGGATCGTGACGTCCATGAACTTCTAATTCTTTATTTTCCTTACTAGCTATATCTATTGTTTTTTGTTTTTTAGAAATAGATGGTGTTGGCTTTATAGCTACTCTAAATATAACAGGCATGCCATTTGTAATTCCACCAGTTATACCACCATTGTTATTAGTGTAGGTTTTAACTTTATCATTTTCTATAAAGTACTGA is part of the Gottschalkia purinilytica genome and harbors:
- the arsM gene encoding arsenite methyltransferase, with protein sequence MNDLKKDNIIKSVRESYKNIAVESKSKKSCCGGAPKLKASASKVSTSIGYSKKDITSVPEESNMGLGCGNPQLIANLKEGETVLDLGSGGGFDSFLAANKVGENGHVIGVDMTPEMISKARSNIVKGNYKNVEFRLGEIENLPVADNIVDVIISNCVINLSPNKQRVYNEAYRVLKTGGRIAISDVILINELTDEMKNDEKLYCGUVTGASSVEDLRRILENSGFKNINIDTKEVSEEYAKKWGHNLKVDEYIMSAYITATK
- the leuB gene encoding 3-isopropylmalate dehydrogenase, whose amino-acid sequence is MNYNIAVIPGDGIGPEIVDEALKVLNKIGEIYGHEFKYTEVLAGGIAIDETGNPLPNETVDVCKKSDAVLLGAVGGPKWDTLPGHLRPEAGLLKIRKELGLFANLRPALLYKALKDASPLKPEVIGDSLDICVVRELTGGIYFGERGRSEDGQSAYDTESYSVKEIDRITRVAFEIARKRGNLVTNIDKMNVLESSRLWRETVLEVAKDYPDVTLNHLLVDNAAMQLVRDPKQFDVVVTTNMFGDILSDQASMLTGSIGMLPSASLAEGKFGLYEPSHGSAPDIAGQNKANPLATILSVAMMLRYSFDLENEAKAIETAVESVLDNGYRTGDIYSEGCKLVGCKEIGDLVVDYLK
- a CDS encoding DUF2207 domain-containing protein; translated protein: MKKIMKVIFSVFFIFTFLLGYQQVVKADDSLTITNWRIDSRLKENGDLHIQEDITFSFSKYFNGVFRNILLNKTSGIEDIKVKEIDSGKKDYEYRKVDRASKGDKGVYVIENNKDEYRVKVFSPSEDESKTFRISYTIKNVAIKYNDTGELYYNFIGKENENHIEKLRINLKLPYSFNREDVKIFGHGPLNGKINYGDGNLIKVKVEDIADNNNVTVRILFPKEFVKQSSNIVKKNKYDEIMSEEKAYAEDIKRKEQVEKKLGRLLYKISFVLSGFAIITLFISFFKFKRNRNLLNLDYNNYEMTDNTPAEVSFIMNKYVSTDSIMATILDLCRKGYLRIRQEGKDKYIDKEDKDKEEIQNFKITKIKDIDDKLKEHEKYFMNLLINDIGNGTFVTTKKIKKYGEKKDSDLEEKIYKWKDIIKNSIYGKEYFDKKAKKIGTKLLIIFVSFIVISIIALVYNALSGFVLLILSIYGIMYSSYLIGRKSDKGYIEYNKWKKFKIYIQSLNGSENIEDILKYSLDFSIVYSIALGLNKDIVDKFNIKEENSYKQQVFTNSWLYWYIIFGNNGDFNKSINSSFESTISPSTGSGGGFTGGGTGGAGGGGAGGF
- a CDS encoding DNA-3-methyladenine glycosylase codes for the protein MNSKLDRKFYNRDTIEVAKDLLGKLLVYQVDNKKLIGKIVETEAYMGPIDKAAHSYGGKRTPRVEVMYGKPGVAYIYLIYGMYNCFNVVTREEGRPEAVLVRALEPVEGLDEMALNRFKKPYNELNKKQIKNLTNGPGKLCMAFNIDRSLNKEDLCENKIFIKKQEFEEKFDIIHSKRIGIDYAEEAKDYLWRFYIKGNEYVSVK
- the cimA gene encoding citramalate synthase, with the translated sequence MVRDIKIFDSSLRDGAQGEGISFSVKDKIKIVKTLDQLGVSYIEAGNPGSNSKDLEFFEELKNIELKNSKIVAFGSTRRKGIRVEDDKNVIALLTANTSAVAIFGKSWDFHVTDIIKATLDENLEMIEDTIRFFKEKGKEVTFDAEHFFDGYKANPEYALSALKAAAKSGADYLTLCDTNGGSFPNEIYEITKKVKECFPNVSLGIHCHDDCGMAVANSIMAVEAGVTQIQGTFIGFGERCGNTNLSTVIPTLQLKKHYNCIQKDQISNLTSTARSVAEISNLALLNNTPYVGSSAFAHKGGMHIDGVTKSSESFEHINPELVGNRRRFLMSEVAGRSSILSSIQKINKNITKDSPEAQKVIDELKRLEHLGYQYEGAESSFELVVMKVLGMYTPKFEIDYFKTIGEHSVIGEEFNSSSIVKVSVDGKEEITAAQGNGPVNALDKALRKALEVFYPELRDVYLTDYKVRVLDTENTTSAKVRVIIESTDGNKTWSTVGVSSDIIEASLIALRDSIEYKLIAIKSKSTNNNLINQVNEIII
- the metA gene encoding homoserine O-acetyltransferase MetA, which produces MPIVIPNELPAYKILTNENIFVMGEKRALTQDIRPQKIVILNLMPTKIETETQLLRLLGNTSLQVEITLLHTATYQSKNTSKEHLGSFYKTFDEIKHKKFDGMIITGAPVEQMPFEEVEYWDELVRIFEFTKTNVTSTFHICWGAQAGLYYHYGVNKYSVDKKIFGVFLHKVNDKKNKLMRGFDDFYYAPHSRHTDVFRKDIENVPELEILSESDESGVYIVATNDGKQIFVTGHSEYDPFTLKKEYDRDASKGLENVEIPKNYFPNDDPNKEPIVRWRSHASLLYSNWLNYYVYQETPYLLD
- the leuD gene encoding 3-isopropylmalate dehydratase small subunit, with translation MKKTGKVFKYGDNVDTDVIIPARYLNTSDPNELAKYCMIDIDEDFIKNVKKDDIIVANKNFGCGSSREHAPLAIKAAGVSCVIAKTFARIFYRNSINIGLPILECPEAVDKIDAGDEIEVNFVEGKITNLTKNETYQAEPFPEFMQKLISKDGLVNYIKK
- a CDS encoding ArsR/SmtB family transcription factor — its product is MSQIENEIKLLKALAHPIRLKIIKKLADGELCVCKLNEDVEFSQSNLSQHLRILREAKVVKARKEGMWIHYSILDRKILDIIGMIEELSNITND
- the leuC gene encoding 3-isopropylmalate dehydratase large subunit — translated: MGMTMTQKILAAHAGLDSVRAGQFIEAKLDLVLGNDITTPVAVNEFKKLNYDCVFNKSKIAIVPDHFTPNKDIKAAEQCKYIREFAKEKEIENFFEVGEMGIEHALIPEKGLVVPGDTVIGADSHTCTYGALGAFSTGIGSTDMAAGMATGKAWFKVPSAIKFNLTGKPQGYVSGKDVILHIIGMIGVDGALYKSMEFVGEGLKHLSIDDRFTIANMAIEAGAKNGIFLVDDITLEYVKEHSTKEYTVYEPDADAEYDEVYDIDLSTLRPTVSFPHLPDNTRTIDEVGDIDIDQVVIGSCTNGRISDLRVAAEILKGKKVKKGVRTIVFPGTQKIYLDALREGLIEIFIEAGVSVSTPTCGPCLGGHMGILAKGERAVATTNRNFVGRMGHVESEVYLASPAVAAASALTGKITNPENL